In Mangrovivirga cuniculi, the following proteins share a genomic window:
- a CDS encoding ribonuclease III family protein — MWRLLPRIIAKFKYRKGKNKKLSEAVRNIVGFRPVNIHLYFLASQHTSVAQFNVAGKRDSYERLEFLGDAVLGMVVGEYLFNKYPYKDEGFLTEIRSRIVNRESLNRLAKKVGVSNFVEYNPGGKKHNYKYVFGNSLEALIGAVYLDHGYHKCRKFIIRRLIIPHYDLEKLIKKNTNFKSRVIEWSQKIMPRLILSYRKLKLKDI; from the coding sequence GTGTGGAGATTGCTTCCTCGCATCATTGCGAAATTCAAATACCGTAAAGGTAAAAATAAAAAACTTTCAGAAGCTGTAAGGAATATTGTCGGGTTCAGACCCGTCAATATTCACTTATACTTCTTAGCCTCTCAACATACTTCTGTAGCACAATTTAATGTAGCCGGTAAGCGAGATAGCTATGAGCGACTTGAATTTCTGGGCGACGCAGTCCTGGGAATGGTCGTTGGAGAATATCTATTCAATAAGTATCCCTATAAAGATGAGGGTTTTCTAACTGAGATCCGTTCCAGGATAGTTAATCGTGAAAGCCTAAACAGGCTCGCTAAAAAGGTCGGAGTAAGTAATTTTGTAGAATACAATCCCGGGGGAAAGAAACATAATTACAAATATGTTTTTGGCAATTCTTTGGAAGCACTGATCGGTGCTGTTTATTTAGATCACGGCTATCACAAATGTCGAAAGTTTATAATCAGACGATTGATTATACCTCATTACGATTTAGAAAAGCTAATTAAGAAAAATACCAATTTCAAATCTAGAGTAATAGAGTGGTCACAAAAAATAATGCCTCGATTGATTTTGTCGTACAGGAAATTGAAACTGAAGGACATTTGA
- a CDS encoding putative dsRNA-binding protein — protein MKEFKAELIVDGNKLSEGIGNSKKKAEQIAAERAIDSIFDKKD, from the coding sequence TTGAAGGAATTTAAGGCCGAACTGATCGTTGATGGCAATAAACTTAGCGAAGGTATTGGTAATAGTAAGAAAAAAGCTGAACAAATTGCCGCAGAACGTGCTATAGATAGTATCTTCGATAAGAAAGATTAA
- the ffh gene encoding signal recognition particle protein: MFENLSYKLDKAFQTLKGKGQITEINVATTAKEIRRALIDADVNYKVAKEVTDTIKEEALGKDVLTTVSPGQLLIKITNDELTKLMGGKQEDISLEGSPATILISGLQGSGKTTFSGKLANYLKKQGRTVLLVACDIYRPAAIDQLKVLGEQIGVEVYSEPENKNAEQIAENAIKYAKDNGKSTVIVDTAGRLAVDEQMMNEIEGLKKSLDPSETLFVVDSMTGQDAVNTAKVFNERLDFDGVVLTKLDGDTRGGAALSIRTVVDKPIKFISTGEKMDAIDKFFPERMAGRILGMGDVVSLVEKAQQTFDQDEAQRLNKKIRKNQFDFEDFLSQLQQIKKMGNLKDLMAMIPGMGKAIKNLDIDDDSFKPIEAIIFSMTPEERSNPDVINGSRRQRIATGSGTTVQEVNKLLKQFNEMKKMMKTMNKMSGNKRAMSAMNMFKR; the protein is encoded by the coding sequence ATGTTCGAAAATCTTTCATATAAATTAGATAAGGCCTTTCAGACGTTAAAAGGTAAAGGTCAGATCACAGAAATCAACGTTGCTACTACCGCTAAGGAAATACGTCGGGCTTTAATTGATGCCGATGTAAACTACAAAGTGGCTAAGGAAGTTACGGATACTATTAAAGAAGAGGCTCTTGGTAAAGATGTATTAACCACAGTTTCGCCTGGTCAATTATTAATTAAGATTACTAATGATGAGTTGACCAAGCTGATGGGAGGGAAGCAGGAAGATATTTCCCTAGAGGGTTCACCTGCTACTATTCTTATCTCCGGTCTTCAGGGTTCAGGTAAAACTACTTTTAGTGGTAAGCTTGCAAATTACCTGAAAAAACAGGGTCGTACTGTTTTGTTAGTTGCCTGTGATATTTACCGTCCTGCTGCGATCGATCAGTTGAAGGTGCTGGGTGAACAAATAGGTGTTGAAGTTTACTCAGAACCCGAAAATAAAAATGCAGAACAAATTGCTGAAAATGCAATTAAGTACGCAAAAGACAATGGTAAGAGCACTGTAATCGTCGATACAGCGGGTCGTCTCGCAGTTGATGAACAGATGATGAATGAGATCGAAGGATTAAAAAAATCTTTGGATCCATCAGAAACATTATTTGTTGTTGACTCAATGACTGGTCAGGATGCTGTTAATACGGCAAAAGTATTTAACGAGCGATTAGACTTTGATGGTGTTGTACTCACCAAATTAGACGGTGATACCCGAGGTGGTGCAGCACTTTCGATCAGAACTGTAGTAGATAAGCCAATTAAGTTTATCTCGACCGGAGAGAAGATGGATGCCATTGATAAGTTCTTCCCGGAACGTATGGCAGGAAGGATTCTTGGTATGGGAGATGTTGTGTCTTTAGTAGAGAAAGCGCAACAAACTTTCGATCAGGACGAAGCTCAGAGGCTTAACAAGAAAATCAGGAAAAACCAGTTTGATTTCGAGGATTTCTTATCTCAGTTGCAGCAGATCAAAAAGATGGGTAATCTTAAGGATCTGATGGCGATGATACCAGGGATGGGGAAAGCAATCAAAAATCTGGATATAGATGATGATTCATTTAAACCGATTGAAGCAATAATTTTTTCTATGACTCCTGAAGAGAGATCTAACCCGGATGTTATCAATGGAAGTCGACGACAGAGAATTGCAACTG
- the fabF gene encoding beta-ketoacyl-ACP synthase II, protein MKYTRRVVVTGIGALTPIGNTAREFWGGLAKGVSGAAPITRFDAEKFRTKFACEVKNFEPNDHLDRKEARKMDPYTWYAMVTAEEAFNDSQLKDFDSDRAGVIWGSGIGGLRTFTDEVMSFANGDGTPRFNPFFIPKMIADISAGYISIKYGFRGPNFATVSACASSTNAIIDAMNYIRLGHADIIMTGGSEAAVTEPGMGGFNSMKALSERNDSPETASRPFDKDRDGFVLGEGAGALVLEEYEHAKKRGAKIYGEVIGGGMSADAHHITAPHPDGLGATNVMVNALRDAEIDPSEVQYINVHGTSTPLGDMSEVKAIQKVFGDHAYNLNISSTKSMTGHLLGAAGAIESIACLMAINKGIIPPTINHFTDDEEIDGRLNFTFNEAQEKEVNIALSNTFGFGGHNTSVIFKKLVD, encoded by the coding sequence ATGAAATATACGAGACGAGTTGTTGTAACAGGAATTGGCGCGCTGACTCCTATCGGTAATACAGCCCGGGAATTCTGGGGTGGATTAGCGAAGGGAGTCAGTGGTGCTGCTCCTATAACCCGCTTCGACGCAGAGAAGTTCAGAACTAAATTTGCGTGCGAAGTCAAAAATTTCGAACCAAATGACCATCTGGATCGTAAAGAAGCGAGAAAGATGGATCCATATACGTGGTACGCGATGGTTACGGCTGAAGAAGCTTTTAACGATAGTCAGTTAAAAGATTTTGATTCTGACCGTGCCGGAGTGATCTGGGGTTCAGGAATTGGTGGATTAAGGACTTTTACCGATGAGGTAATGTCTTTTGCCAATGGTGATGGAACACCTAGATTCAATCCATTCTTTATTCCGAAAATGATCGCTGATATCTCAGCGGGTTATATATCAATCAAATATGGCTTTAGAGGCCCTAACTTTGCTACGGTTTCTGCCTGCGCATCGTCTACTAATGCCATTATTGATGCAATGAATTATATCAGGCTGGGACATGCTGATATTATTATGACTGGAGGGTCTGAAGCTGCTGTTACCGAACCAGGTATGGGTGGTTTTAACTCGATGAAAGCGCTTTCAGAGCGTAACGATTCACCAGAGACTGCATCAAGACCGTTTGATAAGGATAGAGATGGTTTCGTTCTTGGAGAAGGTGCAGGCGCACTGGTTCTCGAAGAATATGAGCATGCAAAAAAACGAGGTGCGAAAATTTATGGAGAAGTGATCGGTGGAGGTATGTCCGCTGATGCTCATCATATTACCGCCCCACACCCTGATGGACTTGGAGCAACCAATGTTATGGTCAATGCATTGAGAGATGCTGAGATCGATCCTTCAGAGGTACAATACATTAATGTGCATGGTACTTCTACTCCTCTTGGAGATATGAGTGAAGTGAAAGCTATACAAAAAGTGTTTGGCGATCATGCATACAATCTTAACATTTCATCTACAAAATCGATGACTGGTCACCTTCTGGGTGCTGCCGGTGCAATCGAATCTATCGCATGTTTGATGGCGATAAATAAAGGGATTATTCCTCCGACCATAAATCATTTCACTGATGATGAAGAGATTGACGGACGTTTGAATTTTACCTTTAACGAAGCACAGGAAAAAGAAGTAAATATTGCTCTTTCAAACACTTTTGGCTTTGGAGGACACAATACTTCAGTGATATTTAAAAAACTGGTTGATTAG
- the miaA gene encoding tRNA (adenosine(37)-N6)-dimethylallyltransferase MiaA: MANPLIVFIGGPTASGKTGLGISLAKRYSTFVISADSRQMYQEMTIGTAKPSSDELSEVKHFLVDDRSVQNPMNAGDFEREALDIIKNSEEKIIFVVGGTGLYMKALYDGLDEFPEVPSEIREELNREFETEGIEHLQEKLKSADPEYYEVVDLNNPRRLIRALEVIEASGQRYSAFRKGSSGRSDLNVLKMAIDVDRDRLYQRINHRMDKMIEKGLFKEAESLYEFKELQPLKTVGYQEVISYLDNEYDYDEAVRLLKRNSRRYAKRQLTWFKREDFEWIDLKDFESITDRIDKEIEKIKKG, encoded by the coding sequence ATGGCTAATCCACTTATTGTTTTTATTGGAGGACCAACAGCTAGTGGGAAAACCGGTTTAGGTATATCATTGGCAAAAAGGTATTCGACTTTTGTGATCAGCGCTGATTCCAGACAAATGTACCAGGAAATGACTATTGGTACAGCAAAACCATCTTCTGATGAATTGTCCGAGGTGAAGCACTTTTTAGTTGATGATAGAAGTGTTCAAAATCCGATGAATGCAGGGGATTTCGAAAGAGAAGCCCTGGATATAATTAAAAATTCAGAAGAGAAAATAATATTTGTCGTTGGGGGTACTGGCCTATATATGAAAGCACTTTACGATGGATTGGATGAATTTCCTGAAGTCCCATCTGAAATCAGGGAGGAATTAAATCGAGAATTTGAAACAGAGGGTATAGAGCATTTACAGGAGAAGTTGAAATCTGCAGATCCGGAATATTATGAAGTTGTTGATTTAAATAACCCTCGGAGGCTAATAAGAGCTCTGGAGGTGATTGAAGCTTCAGGTCAAAGGTATTCAGCCTTTAGAAAGGGATCGTCTGGTAGAAGCGATTTAAACGTTCTAAAGATGGCTATTGATGTTGACAGGGATAGGCTATATCAGAGAATCAATCATCGAATGGATAAAATGATTGAAAAAGGATTATTTAAGGAGGCCGAATCTTTGTATGAGTTTAAAGAACTGCAGCCATTAAAAACTGTTGGTTACCAGGAAGTGATTAGTTACCTGGATAATGAGTATGATTATGACGAGGCAGTTAGGTTATTAAAAAGAAACTCACGCAGGTATGCTAAAAGACAACTGACGTGGTTTAAAAGAGAAGATTTTGAATGGATCGATCTGAAGGATTTTGAATCGATCACAGACAGAATTGATAAAGAAATAGAGAAAATAAAAAAGGGCTGA
- a CDS encoding acyl carrier protein, translating to MSEIAQKVKAIIVDKLGVEDSEVTPEASFTNDLGADSLDTVELIMEFEKEFNISIPDDQAENIQTVGQAISYLEENVK from the coding sequence ATGTCTGAAATAGCACAAAAAGTAAAAGCAATTATCGTTGATAAGCTTGGTGTAGAAGATTCAGAGGTAACACCTGAAGCAAGCTTTACAAATGACTTGGGAGCAGATTCCCTTGACACTGTTGAACTGATCATGGAATTTGAAAAAGAGTTCAATATTTCTATTCCTGATGACCAGGCTGAAAACATTCAGACTGTAGGTCAGGCAATCAGCTACCTCGAGGAAAACGTTAAGTAA
- the pfkA gene encoding 6-phosphofructokinase produces the protein MKKIGVFTSGGDAPGMNAALRAVVRGCIYYGIEVYGIRYGYKGMIEGDIIPLNSHSVSNIIQRAGTVLKSARCQEFREPEGRKKAFDNLKKFGIDALIAIGGDGTFTGAKVFFEEHAIPVIGIPGTIDNDIYGTDKTIGFDTAVNTALSAVDNIRDTADSHDRVFFIEVMGRDSGYIAIQSGIGGGAEMVMVPETKTTINEVIEALQKGWSRSKTSSIVVIAEGDEEGNAFEISEKVKARVKDLKDIRVTILGHVQRGGTPTAQDRILASRLGLSAVEGLRDGKSGVMVGVINDEVTFTSFGDSITKQKPLNKDLIRMVEILSI, from the coding sequence ATGAAAAAAATTGGTGTATTTACTTCAGGTGGTGACGCGCCGGGTATGAATGCTGCCCTGAGAGCAGTAGTCAGAGGGTGTATTTACTATGGTATTGAAGTATACGGCATAAGGTACGGATATAAAGGAATGATCGAAGGTGATATCATACCACTCAACTCTCATTCTGTAAGTAATATTATTCAACGAGCCGGAACAGTACTTAAATCTGCTAGATGCCAGGAATTCAGAGAGCCCGAAGGAAGAAAAAAGGCTTTTGACAACTTGAAAAAATTTGGTATCGATGCATTAATTGCAATTGGAGGTGATGGTACATTCACTGGAGCTAAGGTATTTTTTGAAGAGCATGCCATTCCTGTAATAGGAATCCCCGGCACTATTGACAATGATATCTATGGTACTGATAAAACTATTGGGTTTGACACTGCTGTCAATACAGCTTTAAGTGCCGTAGACAATATCAGGGATACAGCTGATTCTCATGATCGGGTATTTTTTATTGAAGTTATGGGACGTGACTCAGGTTATATCGCAATTCAGTCTGGAATCGGTGGCGGAGCAGAAATGGTTATGGTTCCTGAAACCAAGACCACTATCAATGAAGTAATTGAAGCGCTGCAAAAAGGATGGAGCCGAAGCAAAACTTCAAGTATCGTTGTGATTGCTGAAGGTGATGAAGAGGGTAACGCATTTGAAATTTCGGAAAAAGTAAAAGCCAGGGTTAAAGACCTTAAGGATATTAGAGTTACCATTCTCGGGCACGTACAAAGAGGTGGAACACCAACTGCTCAAGACAGAATCCTTGCAAGCAGATTAGGACTATCTGCTGTAGAAGGATTAAGAGACGGAAAATCAGGAGTAATGGTTGGTGTAATAAATGATGAAGTTACATTTACATCATTTGGTGATAGCATAACGAAGCAGAAACCATTAAATAAAGACCTTATCCGGATGGTAGAAATTTTAAGCATATAA
- a CDS encoding glycosyltransferase family 4 protein, with amino-acid sequence MHNILIISYYWPPSGGGGVQRWLKFTKYLPEFGVNPVVFTPENPTFAFKDESLLKDIDNELEVIKFPIWEPYKLLPGKSDSEKKAGQAFDNKNRTLLQEMIVWARGNLIVPDPRVFWVKPSVKFLSQWLKDRNIDLIISTGPPHSMHLIGEKLSKKTGIPWIADFRDPWSEWHQLKHLKVSAPVLKIHRMYEKKVFKNAKAVITVSPGMADDLGRLGATNVKVISNGFDHEDIPERLNELSPEKFLISYVGTIDDLRDPKPFLEALKQWLEEHPERIEETEVRIHGIISESFFGDMLTDQTLKDVVKIGKYLSHDEVFDLVGRSAALLLLLSKFSNSKGFLTGKLFEYVASGRPIIGVIDENGDAAELIRDGECGWVADPDDINKIKGNIESAYNRYIENQNKGYKIRKESPYSRKNLTKKLASVIEEEV; translated from the coding sequence ATGCACAATATTTTAATAATTTCTTACTATTGGCCTCCCAGCGGAGGGGGAGGAGTGCAACGTTGGCTAAAATTTACCAAATATTTACCAGAGTTTGGTGTAAACCCGGTTGTCTTTACTCCAGAAAATCCAACGTTTGCATTCAAAGATGAGTCACTTCTGAAGGATATAGATAACGAACTGGAGGTTATAAAATTTCCTATTTGGGAACCTTATAAATTATTACCTGGTAAGTCTGATTCTGAGAAAAAGGCCGGGCAGGCCTTTGATAACAAAAATCGCACTCTACTTCAGGAAATGATTGTCTGGGCCAGGGGTAATCTTATTGTTCCTGATCCAAGAGTGTTTTGGGTAAAACCGTCGGTTAAATTTTTATCTCAATGGCTAAAGGATAGAAATATTGATTTGATTATTTCTACCGGACCACCTCATAGCATGCATTTAATAGGTGAAAAATTGAGTAAAAAGACTGGTATACCCTGGATTGCTGATTTCAGAGACCCCTGGTCTGAATGGCATCAATTAAAACACTTGAAGGTTTCTGCTCCTGTTTTAAAAATTCATCGAATGTATGAAAAGAAAGTGTTTAAAAATGCCAAAGCGGTTATTACCGTAAGTCCGGGAATGGCTGATGACCTGGGAAGATTGGGAGCAACAAATGTAAAAGTAATTAGTAATGGATTTGATCATGAAGATATACCGGAGAGATTGAATGAACTTTCGCCAGAGAAGTTTTTAATTTCGTACGTCGGAACTATTGATGATTTGAGAGATCCAAAACCCTTTCTGGAAGCATTAAAACAATGGTTAGAGGAACATCCGGAACGAATTGAAGAAACCGAAGTTCGAATTCATGGTATTATAAGCGAGTCGTTTTTTGGTGATATGCTTACCGATCAGACTTTAAAGGATGTCGTTAAAATTGGAAAGTACCTTTCACATGATGAAGTGTTTGATTTGGTTGGACGATCAGCTGCTCTTCTTCTTTTGTTATCAAAATTCAGTAACAGTAAAGGGTTTCTGACAGGCAAGTTGTTTGAATATGTTGCATCCGGAAGACCAATAATTGGAGTTATAGATGAAAATGGAGATGCTGCTGAATTAATTAGAGATGGTGAATGTGGTTGGGTTGCCGATCCGGATGATATTAATAAAATCAAGGGAAATATCGAGTCAGCGTATAATCGATACATAGAAAATCAAAATAAAGGATATAAGATTCGCAAAGAATCACCATATTCCAGAAAAAATCTAACTAAGAAACTTGCTTCAGTTATTGAAGAGGAGGTTTGA
- the nadE gene encoding NAD(+) synthase produces the protein MKKMRLAGAALNQTPLEWKSNLANIKEAILQAKNSNADILCLPELCITGYGCEDLFLSEWLPEKAFNKLEEIASWVEDCFTIVGLPVRYEGKTYNSAVAIYKGEILGFYCKQFLADEGVHYEPRWFSPWSSEYINYIEFNGKNYPIGDITLDFKGIKIGFEICEDAWRGEERPGYRLKEKGVDLILNPSASHFAFGKSRFREHLIVDSSEIFECVYLYSNLLGNETGRMIFDGEVFISQKGKLIQKNRRLSFQSVNLVTADVDFSGEEVPQELAYDDQDKYLEFDKAIALALFDYLRKSHSKSFVLSLSGGADSACCAIMVAEMVRRGVEDLGINEFIAKSGIPDHGYNTVEDLTKKMLYTAYQATKNSSEETFLAAKEIAESVGATFFSWSIDDVVDDYTKIYENTTGEKLTWEDHDIPLQNIQARSRAPMIWLLTNVKKGLLLATSNRSEGDVGYATMDGDTSGGISPIAGVDKTFIRKWLKWAENERGFYGLNRVNSLSPTAELRPSERQQTDESDLMPYHILSKIEREAIFHRRSPVEVFKTLNFENLCEKETLKNYIIKFFKLWSINQWKRERFAPSFHLDEFNVDPKTWCRFPILSGAFREEIEELENF, from the coding sequence ATGAAAAAAATGCGTTTGGCAGGTGCCGCACTAAATCAAACTCCCTTAGAATGGAAAAGTAATCTGGCTAATATCAAAGAAGCTATTTTACAAGCTAAAAATTCCAATGCAGATATTTTATGCCTTCCCGAACTTTGCATAACCGGGTATGGATGTGAAGATCTCTTTTTAAGTGAATGGCTTCCCGAAAAAGCTTTTAATAAATTAGAAGAGATAGCTTCCTGGGTGGAAGATTGTTTCACAATCGTTGGTTTGCCTGTTAGATATGAAGGAAAAACATACAACTCAGCAGTAGCTATTTACAAAGGTGAAATTCTCGGTTTCTATTGTAAGCAATTCCTGGCAGATGAGGGCGTCCATTACGAACCCAGGTGGTTTTCACCATGGTCTTCTGAGTATATCAATTACATCGAATTCAATGGCAAAAACTATCCCATTGGAGATATTACCTTAGACTTCAAGGGCATCAAAATTGGATTTGAGATTTGTGAGGACGCCTGGAGGGGAGAAGAACGACCCGGCTATCGATTAAAAGAAAAAGGTGTAGATCTGATACTTAATCCCAGCGCTTCACATTTTGCCTTCGGGAAAAGCAGGTTTAGAGAACATCTTATTGTTGATAGTTCCGAAATATTTGAATGTGTTTATTTGTATTCGAATCTACTCGGGAATGAAACTGGCCGGATGATCTTTGATGGTGAAGTGTTCATCTCTCAAAAAGGAAAGCTTATTCAAAAAAATCGCAGGCTTTCTTTCCAGTCGGTAAACCTTGTAACAGCAGATGTTGATTTTAGTGGTGAAGAAGTACCACAGGAATTAGCTTATGATGACCAGGACAAATACCTTGAATTTGATAAAGCTATTGCCTTAGCATTATTCGATTATCTTAGAAAGAGCCATAGTAAAAGCTTCGTTCTGTCTTTAAGTGGTGGTGCCGACAGTGCATGTTGTGCCATAATGGTAGCAGAAATGGTTAGAAGGGGTGTAGAAGACCTGGGTATTAATGAATTCATAGCTAAATCAGGAATTCCTGACCACGGATATAATACTGTTGAAGACCTCACAAAAAAAATGTTGTATACGGCATATCAGGCTACAAAAAATTCATCTGAGGAAACTTTTCTAGCTGCAAAGGAAATTGCCGAATCCGTTGGTGCTACTTTCTTTTCGTGGAGTATTGATGATGTAGTAGATGATTATACCAAAATTTATGAAAATACAACAGGTGAGAAGCTAACCTGGGAGGATCATGATATTCCTCTACAGAACATTCAGGCAAGATCAAGAGCACCGATGATCTGGTTATTGACAAATGTTAAAAAGGGACTTCTTTTAGCCACATCTAATCGTAGTGAAGGTGATGTGGGTTACGCAACGATGGATGGTGATACCTCCGGGGGAATATCCCCAATTGCCGGTGTGGATAAAACGTTTATCCGAAAATGGCTAAAGTGGGCAGAGAATGAACGCGGCTTTTATGGATTAAATAGAGTCAATAGCTTGTCACCGACAGCTGAATTAAGACCTTCGGAAAGACAGCAGACTGATGAATCCGACCTGATGCCTTATCATATTCTGAGTAAAATAGAAAGAGAAGCCATCTTCCATAGAAGATCTCCGGTAGAAGTTTTTAAAACTCTGAATTTTGAAAATCTTTGTGAAAAAGAAACCTTAAAAAATTATATAATAAAATTTTTTAAGCTCTGGTCGATCAACCAATGGAAAAGAGAAAGGTTCGCCCCTTCATTTCATCTGGATGAATTTAATGTAGATCCAAAAACATGGTGCAGGTTTCCTATATTAAGCGGAGCTTTCAGAGAAGAAATTGAAGAGTTAGAAAACTTTTAA